In Lolium rigidum isolate FL_2022 chromosome 3, APGP_CSIRO_Lrig_0.1, whole genome shotgun sequence, the genomic window GCCAACCGACTAAAGTTTCGGTTTTGGGCTATTTTCCAGTGAAACAAGCAGGGCCCTAGTTGTGGGATATAAAAGTCAGACGATAGATATTGTTCCCGTCTCTCCCTAGGGTTCGTTTTCCTCTCTGCCCCCCCGCCCGCAGCTTCCGGCGTCGGGCTCGTCGCCGTCTGGTAAGTGCTTCCCCTCGCcctttttttgtttctctgctGTTTCGTCCTCCAATTGACTGCCCACGGCGCGACCCTCCCGGGTACTGCCGAACGGCGCTGCCCTCCGGTCCTCATCGGTACCTCGAGCAGGGAAACTCGACGTCGGCGTCCCGACGCATCATCGAGTTTCTATTAAatgaaatttatttattttttatattaTTATTGTGCAGGAGATGATGATATCCAAAATGCATGGTATGCTTCCTTTTGATGCTCCACGTATCCACAGTATGTTCCTACTCATTTTCTGCGGAGCTTGTTATTATGATGCATCTGTGTATTATTCTAGACCAGATTTTATCTTCAGGATACTATAGCTGGAACAAAAACGTGGTGACCTAGATTGACCTCGTGCACTCCATAATGACCTTTTAGCATTGATGATTATTATTTTTTCATTGTGGAATGGCATAGTAATTCTAAAAGTTTGCACTACAAGTAGCATATCAAGTATCAATGCTAAATCAGATTTCAATATTTTATCAACAGTTACGTGGCATCGAAATAATAGTTTCTTGTTGACTTCTTTCCTTCGATATTACTATTCATTGTGGACAGTTAAGTGGCATGAAACTGAAACCATACTTTGTTGTTGTGGACTGATTTTCCTTGTTAAGTTGAGATATTAGCATATTACTAGattttgattactattcatgttatGGTGGTGTCTTTGGATTTATCTTAGCTCAGCAGGACAAAGACATGAAGGGTTCATCCTTACACTAGTTTGATGCCAGCTGCCTACGTTTACCAATATTTTTAATATGGTTTAAGTTCATGCAGATCTGATTTCATCAGTTTCAGTGTACTTCATCAAGTCATGGGCTGTGGCTTCAATCCCTCAATTTTTCCTTTGCATGTGCTGTGCTGCTGTGAAGCATTGTTTAGCAAACAATGTTTTGGGAATTTCCTCCAGTATCAAGGTTTGTATTTATTTGTGTATTTCTAAGAATTATGGGCACTTTCTGGGTGGTGTTCACTTCAGTTATGGTCGAATTTTTTTATGCTCCAATAAATGTCATAGATCTTGTTAGTGAAACTTTGGTGATAACGTTGTCAGTGGGTTCCTTTTTAGTTTAATAGTTCAACTAATCTGATCTGCATTGTTATGCACAGCTCCTGTTCCCACCCGCAGATGCTGCCTCCATGCTTTTCATTGGTGACACTGTAATATCTGGTTAGTAGAATAGAAGTTCTTTTGTTTCTGCCAAATTACATTTGCGGATTGTTCTTCTGAAACTTAAAATGATAATAGATATTTCCTGATGAAAAGTAACATCAGCTTCACTATGACTTGTGCGTGTCAACTTCATTTGGCATAATCGCCTGTATTTATAGTGAGACCTTAGTAAAATTTTCGCATCATTGCAGCTCTTTCTCTTGTTGGTCTAAGAGGACAAAATAGTATTTATCAGcattttttcttattcttgttgGTCTAAGAGGACATTCTATCTTTTGTTTATTCTTTAGTATTAGTACTCGAGAGAAGTGCAGATTTGAAACTAGAACGTTTCCAATTCTTCTTCAGATGCATCCTGCTTGCTTGGCTGTTTTAGTTGCTCAGTTGCTCTATATGGGATCCATGCCACTCTTTTGCTGTTGCCAGTATGATTTAAAAATAAATTGTGGCCCATGGGTCCAAGACAGTatgcacaaacaaaaacaaattatATTTTGAAGTTTGAACTGCGTCTTGGATTAACTATTGTATTCAATTCTGCATATTGGAGCAATTGCTGCATCATAGCACATAATATGGATTTCTGCATTTTGGTTCCAGGTATATGTGTTGCACTTGCCCTCTGTATTGCTGTGCCAAGAGGTAGCAAGAACAGTTTCTTTAATTACGCATGTTTGCGATACACTGTCAGCTTGACTGTAATTAACATCATAATGAACTGGTTTCAATCCACACAGGTGAGTTATGCTACTTGAGTTGCACCTGATATTATCTTGAAAATAAAAAGGCCTTGTTCCATATGCTCACCTCATCTTTTTTTTCCCAGGGTGGGGGGCAGCCTGTTCTACAATACGTTGCTGCTGGCGTGATTGATTTTGTTGCTGTTCACTGTTTGTGGAATGTAGAAGTAAAACAGGTAATGGTGGTAAATCTTCGCCATATTGTTGTTTGTACTATAGATATGCCTATTGCCAGTCCCAATTGTGTGGCGATTGATTACATTCTATAGTGACATATCCTATTTGCTAATATCTCTTTTTTTCCCCTCGCTTGAGGGTGACAACAATCAGCCGATGAGTGAAGTGTGCGATTGGAACATTTATGGAACCAAACTCAAGTTTGATGGATGGTTTCTTAACACTGCTGATCAGGATGGTGCCGGAGGTGAGGATGGTGCCGGAGGTGAGGATGGTGCCGGAGATGAGGATGGTGCCGGAGGTGAGGATGGTGCCGGAGGTGAGGATGATGCTACATTTGCATTGGAGGATATCGGTCGTGAAATTGTGTCATGTTTACGTGTGGTGCAATTGTTGGCCATTCGTGCAAACTTCTGTTGGAGTTAACCTTGTTGCATACATATTTAGTCTCATCTTTATCTTTGATTGCATCATGTCATGTGTTTAGTTGCTGGGTTAATTAAGTGCATGTAGCAATGGCAGAGGAGCAGACTGGCAAGAGAGTACAGCACTAGTGATAGAGAGAGTGCGGTTCAGTGGCTAGTTTAGTACTTGCATGCACGTGAATTAGCCAAGTATTTGTTAGTAGGAGTCAGCTGCATGCAGGGATCAAAATGGCCGAGTCGCGTGGCCGTTAGACGAGCTTCAGCTGTGTTAGTGCTGAACGTGTGTGCGTGGAGTAAGAATCGGATCAAGCTGTTGTGTGGCTTGACCGTGTGTTGCATGGATTAGTGGGTGCGTATTAGCTGGGTTGGACCGGCTATTTAAGCCCTTGTAATCACCGTTATCTTTACTGAGTTGAGAAAAGGAAAAGGAGGCAGAAGTGTGTTGCCTGAACCTGCGTGAGTCTTCCTCAACCTCTAGCTAAACATATatcacttggtatcagagccgttttCCGCTCGTGGTTTCTGTGCTGATGGCGGGAGATGCTGCCGACGCGAAGGCCAAGGAGGCGGAGCTCGCGATGAAGGCGGCGGAGGAACCACACACTCCGCCAAGGGCGCAGCTCACcgatggcggcggcagcagcggcagcgAGCTCCGCGTGGTGGAGCGCGTGGTTCGGCACAGCTCCGTGGTGGCGCCGCCTCTCGTGCTGACCCGCACGAACTACTCCGATTGGGCGCTTGTGACGCAGGTGCAGCTGCAGTCCAACGGATGGTGGATGGCGATCGAGCCCGGCATCTGTACACCGACCGCGAGGCTCTGGGCGTCATCCTCCGGGCTGTGCCGCCGGAGATGCTGCGCACGTTGGCGGTGAAGAGCACCGCGAAGGAGGCTTGGGACACCCTCAAAATCATGAGGTTGGGGTGCGAGTGCGTCCGTGAAGCAAGGGCACAGACTCGCCGCACCGAGTTCGAGAACATCCGCTTCAAGGACGGCGAGAAGGTGGAGCAGTTCGCCATGCGCCTCACCGGCATCATGCATGACCTGGAGGTCCTCGGAGATGGCGTCACCGAGCTCAAGGCCGTGCAGAAATTCCTGCGCGTCGTGCCGAAGCGGTTCAAGCAGCTCGCCTACTCCATTCAGCAGCTGCTCGACCTCAAGACCATGACGGTTGAGGAGCTGGCTGGCCGGTTCTTGGctgtcgaggaggagctcgacatggaggaagaggagggtggCCAGCACGGTGGGACTCGCCTTCtcctcacggaggaggagtggcgTGCTCGCGACCGCAGTGGCGCTGGCAAGAAGAGGGGCAACTTCGACATCCGCAAGGTTCGCTGCTACAACTGCCAAGTCTATGGGCATTACGCGAGGGACTGCACCGAACCAAGGAAGGAGCAGGCGCATCTCGCCGCTGCGAacgccgacgacgagccggcacTCCTTTGAAGGTCGTCAGGGAGCTCCCAAATAAAGGGCAACAAGGTTAAGAGGGTGATTGTTGGAGTTAACCTTGTTGCATACATATTTAGTCTCATCTTTATCTTTGATTGCATCATGTCATGTGTTTAGTTACTGGGTTAATTAAGTGCATGTAGCAATGGCAGAGGAGCAGACTGGCAAGAGAGTACAGCACTAGTGATAGAGAGAGTGCGGTTCAGTGGCTAGTTTAGTACTTGCATGCACGTGAATTAGCCAAGTATTTGTTAGTAGGAGTCAGCTGCATGCAGGGATCAAAATGGCCGAGTCGCGTGGCCGTTAGACGAGCTTCAGCTGTGTTAGTGCTGAACGTGTGTGCGTGGAGTAAGAATCGGATCAAGCTGTTGTGTGGCTTGACCGTGTGTTGCATGGATTAGTGGGTGCGTATTAGCTGGGTTGGACCGGCTATTTAAGCCCTTGTAATCACCGTTATCTTTACTGAGTTGAGAAAAGGAAAAGGAGGCAGAAGTGTGTTGCCTGAACCTGCGTGAGTCTTCCTCAACCTCTAGCTAAACATATATCAACTTCCGTATCAGCCATATCAACGCATTGGACTGGAACCAATATACAAACATCTATAAGGCACTTGAGGGGGAAGTACAAGAGGTATACACTAGCTACTGTATGTTATATCTACTACATGCTTTATGCCTCTTTACATACTTTATATATTGAATTAAAACCCTTCACATTCATGCTTTCATGTGTAGGAAGGAATGGATTTGGTACTCACTGGACCATATAGGATGCTAGAGGCTTACTCCACCTTGGGCTTGGAGGTTTTCACAGCCGACGATGATGAGGGGTCTTCTACCGGTCGTATTTTCAAAAGGTGGGATGTTGCTTGGCCTGATGAGGTTGAGGAATTCACACAAACCATCTATGGAGGCCTTGGCCGCAAGTTGGAGGTCACATACTTGGTGATTCCGGAAGCCATTGAGACCCATGTTGAGGTCAGGTTGAACCTCAAAGACCTCGGTTCGAAAAGCCGCGCTGTGTATGGTAGCGTCAAGTCAATTGCCATTGACTATGGGAGCAAAAGCGTCCATCTCTTCAGTTGTGAACGAGGAAAGAGCTTGTCCCTGCCCTGTGGTTCCACGTGCATTCTTCCACTGGAACCACACATGATTGCATTGCCATATCTTGGACATTTCGACCTCCAGATAGAGGTGGACCTAAGAGTAATCACAACCTGTGACAGCCAAGAAGAGGACAAGAATTTGAAATTCTGTCTAGACTGCAGCCGTAGAATTAGGAGTGAAGAACGTGTAGAGCACCGTCTTAGAATTAGGAGTCAAAAAAGAGAagttgatggtgatcaagttgaAGTGAACGTCATCTGGCACCTAGAAAGAACCTTCTAGaaaggagctagaagacaaaataAGTGAAGGAAGGAATGTGCCACATCTGCAACTTTGTGTATGTTATAATTTTAGCATCATCTTCCTGCTGTTATAAAACTAAAACCTGAAATCTTGCGAGCGCAGCTGCGCCAGATAGACAGGTCGAGCGCACACAGAAAACGACCAGAAAAATACGCGAGAAGGAAAAGTAAAGCCTCATCCGTTTGTCTCCACTTCCTTCGCCGGCGTACCAGCCTAGCTCACGCGCCCCGGCTCCCTGCGCCGGCCGACCAACCCGACGCGACGTCCGTCCCTACACAGGAAACCAGCACCACCGTTTCCCCTTCAGGCGCCTCTTCCGATTCACCGCCACGCAGGTTCCCGGCGGCATAGTCGTTCGAGCCGGAGCAGAGCCCTTCAAAAGAATAAGACATGGGAAC contains:
- the LOC124694557 gene encoding signal peptide peptidase 2-like; the protein is MAELARDCEMPGNLISSVSVYFIKSWAVASIPQFFLCMCCAAVKHCLANNVLGISSSIKLLFPPADAASMLFIGDTVISGICVALALCIAVPRGSKNSFFNYACLRYTVSLTVINIIMNWFQSTQGGGQPVLQYVAAGVIDFVAVHCLWNVEVKQPMSEVCDWNIYGTKLKFDGWFLNTADQDGAGGEDGAGGEDGAGDEDGAGGEDGAGGEDDATFALEDIGREIVSCLRVVQLLAIRANFCWS
- the LOC124695310 gene encoding uncharacterized protein LOC124695310, translating into MDLVLTGPYRMLEAYSTLGLEVFTADDDEGSSTGRIFKRWDVAWPDEVEEFTQTIYGGLGRKLEVTYLVIPEAIETHVEVRLNLKDLGSKSRAVYGSVKSIAIDYGSKSVHLFSCERGKSLSLPCGSTCILPLEPHMIALPYLGHFDLQIEVDLRVITTCDSQEEDKNLKFCLDCSRRIRSEERVEHRLRIRSQKREVDGDQVEVNVIWHLERTF